Proteins from a single region of Chryseobacterium sp. T16E-39:
- a CDS encoding porin family protein — protein MKQHFLAVCSLLLCITCSVETNAQQTPVIHIGVKAGTNFTKTSSESSDLKGKYGLGYQAGVMARVDFNRLYLQGEAVFNKRKTSYDLKDGSSSQLKWNSIDVPVVVGYKIVNSSDFNFRIFAGGVYSYAFNDNISTSKALLAGFKKFDKSNIGITGGIGVDYKNFTVDLRYETGLTSISKEFKSRPHSFSLGIGYFLF, from the coding sequence ATGAAACAACATTTTTTAGCGGTATGCTCTTTATTGCTTTGCATTACCTGCTCAGTGGAAACCAATGCACAACAAACCCCTGTTATTCACATTGGAGTTAAAGCAGGAACAAATTTTACTAAAACTTCATCAGAATCCTCTGATCTTAAAGGAAAATACGGACTGGGCTACCAGGCTGGTGTTATGGCGAGGGTAGACTTTAACCGTTTATATCTTCAGGGGGAAGCGGTATTCAACAAAAGAAAAACCTCGTATGATCTTAAAGACGGGAGTTCTTCACAATTAAAATGGAATTCAATCGATGTTCCTGTTGTAGTGGGTTATAAAATAGTAAACTCATCCGATTTTAATTTCCGGATATTTGCGGGTGGCGTTTACAGTTATGCTTTTAATGATAATATTTCCACTTCAAAAGCACTGCTTGCAGGATTTAAAAAATTTGATAAATCCAATATAGGAATTACAGGAGGAATCGGTGTGGATTATAAGAATTTCACGGTAGATTTGAGGTATGAAACAGGGTTGACAAGCATCAGCAAGGAATTTAAATCAAGACCTCACAGCTTTTCGCTGGGAATCGGATATTTCCTGTTCTAA
- a CDS encoding thioredoxin family protein yields MKNLKIIIMALIVGVGLLSFTTGNEIKEEGKRHIYTVKKGYEVGDAATDFKLKNIDGKMVSLSDYKNAKGFIIIFTCNHCPYAKKYEDRIIELDRKYKDQGYPVIAINPNDPNVQPEDGYSQMIERAKEKGFTFPYLIDEGQKIYPQYGATKTPHVFILQKENGKNIVKYIGAIDNNYDNPNDVSEYYAQDAVNALINGQPIKMTKTVAIGCTVKVKK; encoded by the coding sequence ATGAAAAATTTAAAAATAATCATAATGGCTCTGATTGTTGGTGTTGGATTACTAAGCTTCACTACGGGGAATGAAATAAAAGAAGAGGGTAAACGCCATATATATACAGTCAAAAAAGGGTATGAAGTAGGTGACGCAGCAACGGATTTTAAGCTGAAAAATATCGATGGGAAAATGGTTTCTCTTAGTGATTATAAAAATGCTAAAGGGTTTATTATCATTTTCACATGCAATCACTGTCCATATGCTAAAAAGTACGAAGACAGAATTATAGAACTTGACAGAAAATATAAAGATCAGGGATATCCAGTAATTGCGATTAATCCAAACGATCCAAACGTACAGCCAGAAGACGGATATAGCCAAATGATCGAAAGAGCTAAGGAAAAAGGATTTACATTTCCTTATTTAATAGATGAAGGGCAGAAAATCTATCCTCAGTACGGAGCGACCAAAACACCTCATGTTTTTATTTTACAAAAGGAAAATGGAAAAAATATTGTGAAGTATATTGGAGCTATAGACAACAATTATGATAATCCAAACGACGTTTCTGAATATTATGCTCAGGATGCTGTAAATGCTTTAATAAATGGACAACCGATAAAAATGACAAAAACGGTCGCTATAGGATGTACAGTTAAAGTGAAAAAATAA
- a CDS encoding DUF2306 domain-containing protein codes for MLLTKKKYSNTLKILLILGFGYFFWLMLQITLEYIPLRADVSFLMIKQTEVDHRPEYLPIFYTHIYTSIFVLLFGFFAILRKDFGLKNFHRNAGKIYILLLLIFSAPAGIYMGVFANGGFFSKASFVILGCLWWVTTFKAYQYAKQKKFTLHKQWMWRSFALTLSAITLRMWKVIIVYLFHPNPMDVYQIIAWLGWIPNILLIEILITKKIL; via the coding sequence GTGCTTTTAACGAAAAAGAAATATTCCAATACTCTTAAAATCCTTTTAATTTTAGGATTCGGGTATTTCTTTTGGCTCATGTTACAAATTACATTAGAATATATCCCGTTAAGAGCAGATGTTAGTTTCTTGATGATCAAGCAAACAGAAGTTGATCACAGACCTGAATATCTTCCAATTTTTTACACTCACATTTACACCAGTATCTTTGTCTTATTGTTTGGCTTTTTTGCTATTTTGAGAAAGGATTTTGGACTTAAAAACTTCCATAGAAATGCTGGGAAAATTTACATTCTATTATTACTTATTTTCTCTGCGCCTGCGGGAATTTATATGGGTGTATTTGCAAACGGCGGCTTCTTTTCCAAGGCATCCTTTGTTATTCTCGGCTGCCTTTGGTGGGTTACTACCTTTAAAGCATATCAATACGCAAAACAAAAAAAATTTACCCTTCACAAACAATGGATGTGGAGAAGTTTTGCATTAACGTTATCTGCGATCACTCTACGAATGTGGAAAGTTATTATCGTATATTTATTTCATCCCAACCCAATGGACGTTTATCAGATCATTGCCTGGCTGGGCTGGATTCCCAATATCCTATTAATTGAAATCTTAATCACAAAAAAAATACTATGA
- a CDS encoding YARHG domain-containing protein, which yields MKILNYVMIPLLASSLLSCKKDAKNTNSSADSLTAKKDSIIIPEVHKEYYGIYTGNFGAIHIATAMDSEGEYEENKKISLKINKITKDSVYGQSIVNGNQRPFRGIFNEGTQSFVLDEPGNDKTDGRFEVKIKNDSLLGKWTAFNKSAVKAPSKSLELAKRDFVYNPNFMLDEDSDLVDWTNPKSFVEKYKDEETGKTESYTASKNRVATEAIFKINASKQKLTEKDIKNLRKLDMEIIKNSVFARHGYSFKKDTYRNFFERTDWYIPVSNNVDNDLSPMEKDNVALLNRFIKYAEDKYDSFGR from the coding sequence ATGAAAATTTTAAATTATGTCATGATCCCTTTATTGGCATCCTCCTTACTAAGCTGTAAAAAAGACGCCAAAAATACAAACTCTTCTGCAGATTCATTGACGGCAAAGAAGGACTCTATTATCATCCCTGAAGTTCATAAAGAATATTATGGGATTTATACCGGTAATTTCGGTGCAATTCATATTGCTACCGCAATGGATAGTGAAGGCGAATACGAAGAAAATAAAAAGATATCTTTAAAAATAAACAAGATTACCAAAGACAGCGTATACGGACAAAGCATTGTGAATGGTAACCAGCGGCCATTTCGAGGTATATTTAATGAGGGTACCCAATCTTTTGTTTTAGATGAGCCGGGAAATGATAAGACGGACGGAAGGTTTGAAGTCAAAATAAAGAATGATAGCTTATTAGGAAAATGGACCGCATTTAATAAAAGCGCCGTAAAAGCACCTAGCAAATCTTTAGAATTGGCAAAAAGGGATTTTGTATACAATCCCAATTTCATGCTGGATGAGGATTCTGATCTGGTCGACTGGACAAACCCTAAAAGCTTTGTAGAGAAATACAAAGACGAAGAAACAGGGAAGACAGAAAGTTATACGGCATCAAAAAATAGAGTAGCTACTGAGGCTATTTTTAAGATTAATGCTTCAAAGCAAAAATTAACAGAAAAGGATATCAAAAATCTAAGAAAGCTGGATATGGAGATCATTAAAAACTCTGTTTTTGCCAGACATGGATATTCTTTCAAAAAAGATACCTATAGAAACTTTTTTGAGCGTACAGATTGGTATATTCCTGTGTCTAATAATGTAGACAACGATCTTTCTCCTATGGAAAAAGACAATGTAGCATTATTGAATCGCTTCATCAAATATGCTGAAGATAAATATGATAGCTTTGGAAGATAA
- a CDS encoding sensor histidine kinase, whose product MKKFLFQAAIMILLLSFIYSFVFAYIEVDSRTPLSSGLESHLPVLWKGFYLALPASFLINGTACGITFYQEHGKIERDHILLQQAHLENQLKLLQDQINPHLVFNILNHIHILMKTNTELASFLLLKFSDILRYQLYHCNKNQVILGQEIQYLQDLVEVEKLRWGNELDVKAKWEISNKKAFIAPLLLVPFIENAFKYVCRLPGHKGYIIISCKEENNTLSFYVENSYSNLNTHKKKDGAHGIGLENVQKRLGLQYPDSHTLKIESNDNIYKVSLTLKLSQENDEQ is encoded by the coding sequence ATGAAAAAGTTCTTGTTTCAGGCAGCAATTATGATTCTCTTACTAAGCTTTATTTACTCTTTCGTTTTTGCTTATATAGAAGTAGACTCAAGAACTCCTCTATCCTCTGGTCTTGAAAGTCATCTTCCCGTTTTATGGAAAGGATTTTATTTAGCTCTTCCAGCGTCCTTTCTCATTAACGGAACTGCCTGTGGAATAACGTTTTACCAGGAGCATGGGAAAATTGAACGGGATCATATCCTGTTACAACAAGCTCATCTGGAAAATCAGCTTAAATTATTGCAAGACCAGATTAATCCACATTTGGTTTTCAATATCCTTAATCATATCCATATCCTGATGAAAACCAACACCGAGCTGGCTTCTTTTCTTCTTTTGAAGTTTTCTGACATTCTGCGTTATCAATTATATCATTGTAATAAAAATCAGGTTATACTCGGTCAAGAAATTCAATACCTTCAGGATCTCGTTGAGGTCGAGAAATTAAGATGGGGTAATGAACTGGATGTAAAAGCGAAATGGGAGATCAGTAATAAAAAGGCGTTTATTGCCCCTCTTCTTCTCGTTCCTTTTATAGAAAATGCTTTTAAATATGTTTGCCGATTACCCGGACACAAAGGATATATTATTATTTCATGTAAAGAAGAGAATAATACATTATCGTTTTATGTAGAAAATTCTTATTCCAATCTCAACACTCACAAAAAGAAAGACGGAGCTCATGGAATTGGGCTTGAGAATGTACAAAAAAGATTGGGTCTTCAATATCCGGATTCTCATACTTTAAAGATTGAATCAAATGATAACATTTACAAAGTTTCTTTAACTCTAAAACTATCTCAAGAAAATGACGAACAATAA
- a CDS encoding DUF2809 domain-containing protein: MKLQFNLKYFLLTILLFFTEVLIATKLKDIFFIRAYLGDVIVVILLYTFIKSFVVVDNKKLIIEIFIFSCLIEFAQYFNIAEKLGFQRGSLMYIVIGNSFSWVDIACYAIGCLLLYLGLKLNSFSRK; encoded by the coding sequence ATGAAATTGCAGTTCAATCTAAAATATTTCCTGCTGACTATTTTGTTGTTTTTCACAGAAGTGTTGATTGCTACCAAACTAAAAGATATTTTCTTTATCAGAGCCTATTTAGGAGATGTTATTGTTGTGATCCTTCTCTATACTTTTATCAAAAGTTTCGTTGTTGTGGATAATAAAAAACTTATTATAGAGATTTTCATATTTTCCTGCCTGATTGAATTTGCCCAATATTTTAATATCGCAGAAAAATTAGGCTTCCAAAGGGGAAGCCTGATGTATATTGTTATTGGAAATTCATTTTCCTGGGTTGATATTGCGTGTTATGCCATTGGCTGCCTATTGCTATATTTAGGGCTAAAGCTGAACAGCTTTAGTAGAAAGTAA
- a CDS encoding energy transducer TonB: MMKKYLTCIVSFFCFVLFSAQQDSTSMQKTPTVISPAELSESKNPEFPGGHQAFVKKILNNFQTGVLARLNISSVKAVASFVVEKDGSMGDIQIESYENEIIKKEFLKALKSVNTKWTPGEIKGEKVRMKMRQPLIFRLE; encoded by the coding sequence ATGATGAAAAAGTACCTGACATGTATCGTATCCTTTTTTTGTTTTGTTTTGTTTTCCGCGCAGCAGGATTCCACATCGATGCAAAAAACGCCAACAGTAATCTCTCCTGCCGAGCTTTCTGAATCCAAAAATCCTGAATTTCCAGGAGGGCATCAGGCATTTGTAAAGAAAATCTTAAACAATTTTCAAACTGGTGTGCTTGCCAGACTCAATATCTCCAGTGTAAAAGCTGTAGCCTCATTTGTAGTTGAAAAAGATGGAAGCATGGGTGATATACAGATAGAATCTTATGAAAATGAAATTATAAAGAAAGAGTTCCTAAAAGCGCTTAAAAGTGTAAATACGAAATGGACACCCGGAGAAATAAAAGGAGAGAAAGTAAGAATGAAAATGAGGCAACCCCTTATTTTTAGACTGGAATAA
- a CDS encoding acyl-CoA thioesterase, which produces MTFYHTFEVRWSDLDANKHLANSSYVQYCAQTRMAFMTKEKMGVTQLSRWGIGPVMLHERYSFFKEIYADQTVIVSLEIDGCSEDSSIYRFLHKFYTPDGVHCATSEATGVWIDMMLRKMTTPPDDIVEAMNKYKTAETEVLSREDFKKFPFHPHNIDPSEFNK; this is translated from the coding sequence ATGACATTCTACCATACCTTCGAAGTGCGTTGGAGCGATCTTGATGCCAACAAACATTTAGCCAATTCATCTTATGTACAGTATTGTGCACAAACCCGGATGGCTTTTATGACAAAAGAAAAAATGGGAGTTACCCAGTTAAGCAGATGGGGGATTGGTCCTGTTATGCTTCATGAAAGATATTCTTTCTTTAAAGAGATCTATGCAGACCAGACAGTAATTGTAAGTTTGGAAATAGACGGGTGCTCAGAAGATTCTTCGATCTACCGTTTTCTTCATAAATTCTATACACCAGACGGAGTACATTGTGCAACGTCTGAGGCTACAGGGGTTTGGATTGACATGATGTTAAGAAAAATGACCACTCCTCCAGATGACATTGTAGAAGCTATGAATAAATACAAAACAGCTGAAACAGAAGTTTTATCCAGAGAGGATTTTAAAAAATTCCCTTTCCATCCTCATAATATAGACCCATCAGAGTTTAATAAATAA
- a CDS encoding LytR/AlgR family response regulator transcription factor: MTNNNLPKMKCLIIDDEPLARFHLKDMADQIDFLEVIDTCATALEANSKVQDNQIDLIFLDINMPYLTGLEFLEQLENPPLCILTTAYSEYALEGYRLQVVDYLLKPIAFNRFYQAVNKAQQQFILSEKSKKNTQLDDPFLYIRQSDTFIKISWVDILYIESMQNYTKLHFKDKSLVIHQTMKAIEESLSPEHFFRIHKSFLINITHIEMISGGRLYINKTELPISRTRKEELLNQVVYKKLISK, translated from the coding sequence ATGACGAACAATAATCTTCCTAAAATGAAATGTTTAATTATTGATGATGAACCTTTAGCAAGATTCCATTTGAAGGATATGGCAGACCAAATAGACTTTTTAGAAGTTATAGATACCTGTGCTACAGCATTAGAAGCAAACTCTAAAGTACAAGACAATCAGATCGATCTGATTTTTTTGGATATAAACATGCCTTATTTAACCGGACTTGAATTTTTGGAACAATTGGAAAATCCACCTTTATGTATTTTAACAACTGCTTATTCTGAATATGCTTTGGAAGGCTACAGACTTCAGGTTGTGGATTATCTTTTGAAACCTATTGCATTCAATCGTTTTTACCAGGCTGTAAATAAAGCACAGCAACAATTCATTTTATCTGAAAAATCAAAAAAGAATACCCAACTGGATGATCCTTTTTTATACATCCGCCAATCTGATACTTTTATAAAAATATCCTGGGTTGATATTTTATACATAGAAAGTATGCAAAACTATACTAAGCTTCATTTTAAAGATAAATCTCTTGTTATCCATCAGACCATGAAGGCTATAGAAGAATCGTTATCACCGGAGCATTTCTTTAGAATTCACAAGTCATTTTTAATCAATATCACCCATATTGAAATGATTTCCGGAGGCCGATTGTACATTAATAAAACAGAGCTTCCCATTTCCCGGACCCGTAAAGAGGAATTACTTAATCAGGTGGTTTACAAGAAGCTCATCAGTAAATAG
- a CDS encoding NAD(P)/FAD-dependent oxidoreductase: MKQIIIIGGGAAGFFCASNLDETKYKITILEQNSDVLQKVKISGGGRCNVSHACFDPKELVQFYPRGNKELLSVFTKFQPGDTMDWFDKRNISLKIENDNRIFPESNSSQTIINSFLNEIRRKNVDVKTKSVVKEIVTENEKYIVKTNSEDFLADYIIYATGSSPKSLKILENLGHKIIDLVPSLFTFNIKNDLLKDIPGTSFENAEVSIPKLKTEESGPLLITHWGLSGPAVLKISAWEAINLAKVKYNFEIEVNFVSKTIDEAEGLFQNFRQSNPKKTIGQSKIFEITNRFWQKILEISKVDLNKQVSNISGKEMQAILENLCKKKLQVTGKSTFKDEFVTAGGVDLKEINFKNMSSKILPNFYIAGEVLNIDAVTGGFNFQACWSEAWLIAQDLNLKSS, translated from the coding sequence ATGAAACAAATTATCATTATTGGAGGCGGGGCAGCAGGATTTTTCTGTGCATCAAACCTCGACGAAACAAAATATAAAATTACTATCCTCGAGCAGAACTCAGACGTCCTTCAGAAAGTAAAAATCTCAGGAGGCGGACGCTGTAATGTGAGCCATGCCTGCTTTGATCCGAAGGAACTGGTTCAGTTTTATCCTCGTGGAAACAAAGAACTCCTAAGTGTTTTTACAAAATTTCAACCAGGAGATACCATGGACTGGTTTGACAAACGAAATATTTCGTTGAAAATAGAGAATGATAACAGAATCTTCCCTGAAAGCAATTCCTCCCAGACTATTATCAACAGTTTTCTCAATGAAATTCGTCGGAAAAACGTTGACGTGAAAACAAAAAGTGTCGTAAAGGAAATTGTAACGGAAAATGAAAAATATATTGTTAAAACCAATTCTGAGGATTTTCTGGCAGACTACATCATTTATGCCACCGGAAGTTCTCCCAAATCTTTAAAAATTCTTGAAAATTTAGGGCATAAAATTATTGATCTTGTTCCTTCTCTTTTTACATTCAATATTAAAAATGATTTATTAAAGGATATTCCCGGAACAAGTTTTGAAAATGCCGAGGTTTCTATACCTAAATTAAAAACAGAAGAAAGTGGGCCATTACTGATAACACATTGGGGACTCTCCGGACCTGCGGTCCTGAAAATTTCAGCCTGGGAGGCCATCAACCTGGCTAAGGTCAAATATAATTTTGAAATTGAAGTCAATTTCGTTTCAAAAACTATAGATGAGGCAGAAGGCTTATTTCAAAACTTCAGGCAAAGTAATCCTAAGAAAACAATCGGACAATCAAAAATCTTCGAAATAACCAATCGGTTTTGGCAGAAAATTTTAGAGATCTCTAAAGTTGATCTTAATAAGCAGGTTTCCAATATTTCTGGAAAGGAAATGCAGGCTATTCTGGAAAACCTGTGCAAAAAAAAATTACAGGTAACCGGCAAATCAACATTTAAAGATGAATTTGTAACTGCAGGAGGAGTAGATCTGAAAGAAATCAATTTTAAAAATATGTCTTCTAAAATTTTACCTAACTTTTATATTGCCGGAGAGGTTTTAAATATAGATGCCGTAACGGGAGGGTTTAATTTTCAGGCGTGCTGGAGTGAAGCATGGCTGATCGCACAGGATTTAAATCTAAAATCATCATGA
- a CDS encoding TlpA family protein disulfide reductase, protein MKHLLKVLLLLLGVAISKAQQTEISSVKYEELEKRIQKEHDKLLVVNFWSTTCAPCVKELPHFMEVNNKNKDNPKFKMILVSLDRVADKEKVTKFIKNKNLTAEVVLLDDIKRMNTWIPRFEKDWDGNIPVTLFYKSGEKIFFNDGEMSKEELENIINKNLL, encoded by the coding sequence ATGAAGCATTTACTGAAAGTTTTACTTTTATTATTAGGCGTTGCAATTTCAAAGGCGCAGCAGACTGAAATTTCTTCTGTGAAATATGAAGAGCTTGAAAAACGGATTCAAAAAGAGCATGATAAGCTGCTTGTAGTGAACTTTTGGTCGACTACTTGTGCTCCCTGTGTAAAAGAACTTCCTCACTTTATGGAAGTAAATAATAAAAATAAAGACAATCCAAAATTTAAAATGATCCTGGTTTCGTTGGATAGGGTGGCAGATAAAGAAAAAGTGACTAAATTCATCAAAAATAAAAACCTGACGGCTGAGGTTGTTTTATTAGATGATATCAAAAGAATGAATACATGGATTCCCCGATTTGAAAAAGACTGGGATGGAAATATACCGGTAACTTTGTTTTATAAAAGCGGAGAGAAAATATTTTTTAATGATGGAGAAATGAGCAAAGAAGAGTTGGAAAACATAATTAATAAAAATTTACTTTAA
- a CDS encoding DUF6268 family outer membrane beta-barrel protein, translated as MKKGLLTVFYGITHLSCMVYAQTGISGEFKTEYIPYSSYIRPEDSVKTNSKSDFKRMDINLNIPLSMEKTKDGKVKGWSLLLNGAYAKMSHKNYENSLFPDQMLNAQVGLQHIRPLGGKWSMMASASVGVYTDLENVTFDDVLGQGGVVFIKKFNPNLALGAGPILTTAFGVPMIMPWIYFDWKTGNKIKFNINFPQGMEAGYQFSDQFALKAVVDLNGMTVERNKGGKSILLGYQQITAGLRPEFQLNKSVSLRLTGGTALLRSFTENDRKIKSIFKTKKMEDPRFASTFYMALSLRWNLP; from the coding sequence ATGAAGAAAGGTCTTTTGACGGTCTTTTATGGGATTACTCATCTGAGTTGCATGGTTTATGCACAAACCGGGATATCCGGAGAGTTTAAAACGGAATATATTCCTTATTCAAGTTATATCCGTCCGGAGGATAGTGTAAAAACAAATTCTAAAAGTGATTTTAAGAGAATGGATATAAACCTGAATATTCCATTGTCAATGGAAAAAACAAAAGATGGGAAGGTCAAGGGCTGGTCTTTATTACTGAATGGCGCTTATGCTAAAATGTCCCATAAGAATTATGAAAACAGCTTATTTCCGGATCAGATGCTGAACGCTCAGGTCGGATTACAGCATATAAGGCCATTAGGAGGAAAATGGAGTATGATGGCCTCTGCCTCTGTCGGAGTTTATACTGATCTTGAAAATGTTACTTTTGATGATGTTTTAGGGCAGGGGGGAGTTGTGTTCATCAAGAAATTTAATCCAAATCTGGCTCTTGGTGCCGGGCCGATTTTGACCACTGCCTTTGGGGTACCCATGATAATGCCCTGGATTTATTTTGATTGGAAGACAGGGAATAAAATTAAATTTAATATCAATTTTCCACAAGGGATGGAAGCAGGATATCAATTCTCAGATCAATTTGCTCTAAAAGCGGTAGTAGACTTAAATGGAATGACCGTAGAAAGAAACAAAGGCGGAAAATCAATATTATTAGGGTATCAACAAATTACAGCAGGCTTACGGCCAGAGTTTCAGCTCAACAAGAGTGTAAGCCTGAGACTTACCGGAGGAACAGCGTTATTAAGGAGCTTTACCGAAAACGACCGTAAGATCAAAAGTATTTTTAAGACAAAAAAAATGGAAGATCCCAGGTTTGCAAGTACTTTTTATATGGCACTTTCATTACGCTGGAACCTTCCATAA
- the thiL gene encoding thiamine-phosphate kinase, translating into MFEDKSQELTPISKLGEFGLIKHLTEHFPLSNESSELGVGDDAAIINPGNKRVVLTTDVLAEGVHFNLGYVPLKHLGYKAVVVNLSDIAAMNATPTQILVSLAVSNRFPVEALEELYSGIQAACSRYKVDLIGGDTTSSNTGLVMSITAVGIEDEENLVKRNGAKANDLLVVSGDLGGAYMGLQILEREHAVFLADPNMQPEMEGFDYILERQLKPEARTDVKTILKELDIKPTSMIDISDGLASEILHLSDQSKVGFRLYEEKIPMDSLTISTADDMNLNPVMTALSGGEDYELLFTISPNDFDKIKNHPDFTIIGHAVEKEEGNFMVARGSNQLVSLTAQGWDAFLGNQQEE; encoded by the coding sequence ATGTTTGAAGATAAATCTCAGGAATTGACACCCATCTCAAAATTAGGAGAATTTGGTCTGATTAAACATTTAACAGAACATTTTCCTTTATCCAATGAATCTTCAGAACTTGGAGTAGGAGATGATGCTGCAATTATAAATCCGGGGAATAAAAGAGTAGTTCTTACCACGGATGTTTTAGCTGAAGGTGTTCACTTTAATTTAGGATATGTTCCGCTAAAGCATTTAGGATATAAAGCAGTGGTGGTAAATCTTAGTGATATTGCAGCAATGAATGCTACACCCACACAGATTTTAGTATCCCTGGCGGTTTCAAACCGTTTTCCTGTGGAGGCATTAGAGGAACTCTATTCCGGGATTCAGGCCGCTTGCTCAAGATATAAAGTAGATTTAATAGGGGGAGATACAACAAGTTCAAATACAGGATTGGTAATGAGTATCACGGCTGTAGGGATTGAAGATGAAGAAAATCTTGTCAAACGAAATGGAGCAAAAGCAAATGATCTGCTTGTTGTAAGCGGAGATTTAGGAGGAGCGTATATGGGACTTCAAATTTTAGAAAGAGAACATGCTGTTTTCTTAGCGGACCCTAATATGCAGCCTGAAATGGAAGGCTTTGATTATATTCTTGAAAGACAGCTAAAACCCGAAGCAAGAACGGATGTTAAGACAATCCTGAAAGAATTGGATATTAAGCCAACTTCAATGATAGATATATCTGATGGACTGGCTTCTGAAATTCTGCATCTTTCTGATCAGTCGAAAGTAGGTTTCAGATTATATGAAGAAAAAATTCCTATGGACAGTCTTACCATTTCTACCGCAGATGACATGAATCTAAACCCTGTAATGACAGCATTAAGCGGTGGTGAAGATTATGAATTATTGTTCACTATTTCACCGAATGATTTTGATAAAATTAAAAATCACCCTGACTTTACAATTATTGGTCATGCCGTAGAAAAAGAGGAAGGGAACTTTATGGTAGCAAGAGGATCTAATCAGTTGGTTTCTCTTACAGCACAAGGATGGGATGCCTTTTTAGGCAATCAACAGGAAGAATAA